Below is a genomic region from Melitaea cinxia chromosome 20, ilMelCinx1.1, whole genome shotgun sequence.
GTGATCAACATCGAAGAATTTCTCAATTGTATTATAAACTCCGACAATGAATACTGTCCGCAGTTAAACCTGTATTTATTCAACACAAACGTCGTCTTTGATAGAAACGGAACAATTATTGATAGGTAAGGATTTGGCTTGTGAGTATTTCTGTAGATAGCCATTCAGAAATAAAAGTTGCTCATCGGCCATCAGCACGATTAGTTCTTGTCAGAAGTCCTGAAACACAACGTACAAGCACAAAAGCCCAAACAGAagaaagaataaatatattttttaaagcctGATCGAAAGTCAGCTTTGGGAGCAGCTTTGCTAGTTTAATGGTCCGAAAGTTGAATCATTTATGGTATACAGATaggttgcgttggcggttgcgggttcgatccccgcacatgacaaacatttgtatgggccattggtgtttgccatggtctgggtgtttgtgcagtccttgtgggtctccccaccgtgcctcggagagcacgttaagtcgtcggccCGGTTggcatcatgtacacctgatagcgatcgttacttgtagcagggaatatatccgccaacccgcattggagcagcgtggtggattaagctctgatccttctcctagatggggaaagaaGACTATGCCTATTAGTGggctattacaggctgaagcgaatacaAATAGGTCctatattatagtaaaatgtTTATAGCAACTACTTGAGCActtctttgtaaatataataaatttcaacGCGAACGAAATCGCAGGTAACCGCTAGCATGCAGTATAGGAGAAATTTTGTGAAGTGCCTCACCTTACAGaaaaccacagctaaataaattgatagctaaataaatatcCATAATGATCCTGGTATTGAGGGCGTCTTTAAACTACgatatccgcttaccatcaggcaaaaccgtacgtttgtttgtcgCCTTtgaagtacaaaaaaaaattgcgggGATTAATATTCATAGACGGTACGAAAAGAAAAGTTATACAACTAGTTTTATGGTCATTGCTTGCTAATAATCTTGTATCGCATGTGTTGATCTTTTGTTGAACACATACTCCACattagcttatttttttttttttttttttataagtcatatacatccacgggcttataaacccatgtccttttttattcgaaatacatgcaattttttttttatttttttttgtatttcaaggtaggcgttactcacaTTAGCTTATtgtgtatgtgtttttttttgtaattatgattaTCATACACACACCGCCGTTTCCACGGTAGAGAACTTAATGACTTTAGTGTGGAAAGCAGAATTATCATCTAATTCCTCACCGTTAAGTCACCGTAAGttaaatataactcaaaatTACAGATATCGTAAGATCAATCTATTCGGCGAATTCACTCGTACGCCTGCGTTGACACCGGATTTGGGAGTGTTTGAAACGGACTTTGGTGTCACCTTCGGCCACTACATCTGTTTCGACCTGATGTTCCAAGTGCCGGCGGTGCAGATCGTCCAGCAACGAAACATCACCGACGTTGTGTTCACAACTATGTGGTTCTCCGAAATGCCGTATTTAACTGGCAAGTTGAATGTTTCGTGTTAAAATTGAATGTTGATAAAACTATGTTGTTTTCTGAAATGTCCAATTTAAGTGGTTAGTGAATATTCCACAacgaattataatatttctaaatctATGTTGTTCTTAAAGCTACTTGTTAAATAACTAATTGTGCAAACGTTCGAAATGTTAACGGAATCGGCGTGTCGGTAAATCGTAGTGTTTGCGCTGTTGCCAGTGTCCCTTCTGCCTTTATTGTCAGTACCCCGGGAGTTAGACATGCCTGAAAGTTTGCTCAAGCACTGATGCCAGTCGCAcccttttccttttttatacgactagacTGGCAAAGAATTTACTTTAACGTATGGCGTATACTTAAGAGCCACACTAAGCACTAGCTTCTGTAAGTTTGGGATACTTTCCCAGACGGACTATTCTAGATTTTGAGCCATAGttcctcatcatcatcaatgGAGGAAATAatctgttcaaaatctggagcaggctGACTGGGAATTTACTTCAACTTTATAGAAGCTCACagcttaatataatataactgttCTGAAGCAGTGTTCtattcctatggtgagtaaggtagccaaagcTGCTGGTGAGGGTCGAGGGTAAGTTTGGCATCGCGCTTATGATGTTTATGGTGTTGCATTTTTGATAGGCTACGGCTACCACTCACGAACAAATaggccgtatgcttgtttgccgacctagtagtaacaaaatattataattgagttgactttgatatgatataaatgAAATTCTCGATATTATTTCAGCTGTCGAGATACAACAAGCTTATGCTCAGTCGATGAATGTCAATTTCCTCGCCGCTGGAGCCAACAACGTGAGGGTTGGTAGTGCaggtaaatatttctatttaagtttcgaaatcaatatatttcaatatcagtgtttccattttttttaatcttgttATATTTTCTGTAAATTGAAAATCTAATCAAATTTTCGAAACAAAtgtcatgaaattttttaagttgagttctttacgcacgcttgactttgggAGTACGCTGGTGGATGCGTgactagagcgttacgaaaagtgttagcgagtgaggcgaacggagcaagagagagaggtgcaagctctaattttctttctctctttttctCATAGCCGTTTcaaacgtttcgtatatctaagagtgtggtctaaagcacactcgtttttttaatgatataagtATGTGTCAAAGTAAAATATCTGTTATATATTACAGGATCAGGCATTTACTCGGGGTCAGCTGGGTCCTTGATAAGTATTATGCCAGGACAACCGACCACAAGGCTGCTCGTCGCTAAAGTACCAAAAGTTCCTGGTCGggtaaatgaaattttaaaacatccAATTATAGAGTTCACCTTTTCGAAGGacatcttatattttttttatctgtctgaATGTACATTGGTGGGTGACCAATGTACATtcagacagataaaaaaatcatgCCCCACACactataaaatgaatatatcatatcttaatccaccaagccGTCCGACTACGGGTTGgtatatatattccctactatgcaatgatcgctatcagatgttaATGATAATACCAGAATcgaaagcttaacgtgctttccgagtcacggtggggagatccacagaAATAGCCACCAAGAAcgttaacaaatatttgtgcaaatatgaATATCCATCTCGAACAGTAATCGAACCAGCAACAGAGTTAAGGCGCTCACACacgccactacaccagagcagtaTGCATTTTGCATTGACATTtcataatagttttatattataatatatatgttgttttttttacatacgtcatctgttcctaacctaagcaatttaatgcttgtgtaataggtaacagtcgactgatatagctacattttttttcaacaaatacatttaaataatacttacataaataaatacatagatcACACCCACGCttgaggcgggaatcgaaccctcaacacccggagcagaaagcactactGTAAAATTTGCCAATgggctagtaaaaaaaaagcgtTTCTACAGTTACAGCCTGAAGACACATATCCGGGCCCTATCTACGAAGATCCCGCCGTTTTGGACAATTTAGTCTTGATAACTGATCCATCTCTACCATCTCACGTGACCAGACTATTAAGAAATGGCACTCAACAGTTTATACTAGTTAACAGAGACGTCTTGTGTTACTTTCGCGTGAACTTACTCCAAAGAGAAGGAGCAACGGTAAGTGTTATTGGGTTTTAGTGTCTTTGTttgtatagtttttatatttagaaaaaactgAATTCGTAGATAATGGATCTTTGTTTCATACTAATCTTATATTTCGCGATGTTTACTTCTGGTGGTACAAATCTGACATACAGAAACTTCGCATACGTATATAGGCGAAGATGTCTGTGTGAATTAaaaaatcttcttcttcttcttcttgtgccTCTCCACTACTGGAGGTTGGCCGTCAGCTTAGCGAATTTTTCGCAGTCTCGCGCCAAGCGAAATAGCTCTTCCATGCTGGCGATCTGCATCCATTCGCAGATGTTGCGCAACCAGGACTTTTTTCTTCTTCCAACGCGTCGCTTGCCCTCTACTTTGCCCATCATTATAATTTGGAGCAGCTGGTATCGCTCGTGTCTCAAGACGTGGCTCAAATACTCGGCTTTTCTCTTCTTGACGGTTTGCAGTAACTTCCGGCTACTGGCGACGCGCTGGAGTACTCTCACGTTAGAAACTTTCTGTGTCCAGCCAATACGGAGCATTCTGCAATTAACaaatactaacaataaaacTACCAATTGATGgaatgtttttgaagtttactCGTTAAGAATCCATTTTCATACAAGgcccccggaatgaaaaaaatatgaggagtaaaatctactgaatgacctcgttacgtttttgtgcaCCATCTATCGGCatcagtcgatctgaaggagtaaagtccagtcgtgcgtcagagctgacacacactaTTTTATTGGTCTTTGATCTTCCATTTATGAGCCCAAAATACAAGTGATTCACGGAATAGATTTCTTACATTGATTCGTCGACCGTTTAATTTGTCGCTATAAGATATTTTGTCTTTCAATCAGTTTCAATAGTctttctttgattttatttactatgaataaatgcaggatggatgaaatggcgacaggtctctggaaaAGCTTTTGATCCACGAATgcccttaaacttaaggggaaaatctgtaaaacgatcataagacctgtcgtaatgtatggatcagaatgttggACAAcgaaagtgacggatgaaagaagagtgcacgcagccgagatgatgctaagatggatgtgtggagtgaCGAGGAAAGATccgattagaaatgagtatataaggggaagtatGAAAGTAGCACCTTTGACGGaaaaaatgaggagcaataggttagcgtggtatgggcatgtgatgaggagggatgaacgctatgttggtaaaagaatgttagggatgaatgtcgaaggacaaAGAGAGATCGGCAGACCAAAAATTAATATGTGTGTAcctacattttataatatgattACGTACACACatagtcatctgttcctaagttGAAGAACTTAATtattgtgttataggtaacaaccaactgatatagctacttttttgatacatcaataaatatatgtattacaacCAGACTCAGAACTGGAATCGAACCCCCAATGGTCGAAATAGAAAGGGTATGCTCAAATGCTATGCCTGTTTTATTCCATAATATGAGAATTATCATTGCAAAGGCTTAGAAGCTTTATTtactttgcttttattttttttttattttttcttttccagACTCTGGATGTGTTACTATCTTCCAGTATAGATTTGTGAATATGCCGTCGATGTGTATCTCTACACAACTTGTTGCATCGATTccgatactttttataaattgaattgttTTCTTCAGTTGGATTCGACCTATATTTTGCTTTTGCCAAGTTTTTCCTCTgttgtaaagtttttatttcaggaGTAATCCAAGGTGCTGGTAAATGTTTTATTCGGATTCGTCTGATTGGTGCATGAAATCGTACAGTTGAGTTATTAAGGAGTTAAGTATATCGATTTGTTCATCAACTGGTCTACCATTCACCGCTGTCAACCAGTCGATCTTAGCAGCGTCGTCCCGCAAGCGATCCAAGTTCATTCCACTAAAGTTGCGCTGAAGAAGAATACTTGGTTTTGCCTTTGGAGGTTTGATTTTATAAGAGAGAAACAGAAGATCAAAACGAAGACGAAGAGAATCTTTTGATTGAGGAATTGGAAATAAAAATGACTTCTTATAGCAAGCATTATAATGCCACATTGAATTACTATCCGATTTCATTGAAGAATAACAAATTTCTGTTAATgccaaaaaaaaaggaaaatcaaAGCGAAATAAAGAAATCTgatgacattaaaaaatatgaccattGTGAACATTTGACATACAAGTTGAATGCACCGCAGCAGGAACTCGTTTCTTTTGGAGTTTGGGGAAGAATTTTCACTAAGGacgtaaaaacaaaatacaatccatcaaatgaagataaaaaaatacgttgaaattaaaaatattatttacaatatcaaacggaaaattttattcatggattaattttaatcaagttTTGTGCTTTAGAATCtgattaatatgttttatataatatattatttccgGTGGTAATCTTTTTATCGGAACGACTGTTTTAAAGATTACTAAAACGTGATATGATCTGTTGTAAAGAAATTACTTTGCTTTTACTTTATATCTTTACTCGGTgtaggattacatagttgataaagatgtgtggacttagcgATGTTTtccatgcaagatattactcattttgtactaaaacatagtttatattattttgtactctgtggctacggtactaaagaatatagccaccccctctcttcccgtgagtgtcgtaagaggcgactaagggataacacagttccaactaccgccttggaacttaaaaagccgaccggtggcgggataaccatccaactgctggctttgaaatacacaggccgaagacgggcagcagcgttttcggttgcgacaaagccagccctgcggtcaccaactcgcctgcctgcgtggtgactatgggcaaaacacatgagttcacgttatttttggcgtaaatgatgtaaagatgatgatgattattttcaaaagaataactgcggagtttcttgccgattcttctctgtagaatctacattccgaatcggtggtagctttacttctacaaatataatttatttttaaagttttaatccGTAAAATGACAATCCGAaggtgctcttggggcctatttgaataaagcggtttttgattttgattttataagattttagattaaatgGAGGTACATCAACTACGACAGCAAGAAAAgagcataaaattaattacaaagtaTTTGTTAACTTACTTCTTTGCCAACATTGTATTATTAGATTGAGTTCTTTCTTGAAAAAAggcgttaaaaatattaaattactcttacctaagataaaaaattaaaaaaataaacgaggAAGTGCACAATAAATACGAAAAAAGTAcgttatgttttataattctatgtttgttttttatcttATTGAATTCCCGATATATCGGCACTATTGCAAGCACGATGATTCAATAATATACcgttttctttatatatttttataccactaggtcaaCAAATAAGCGCACCTAATAGTAAGCGGTCAACGTAGCCCGTAGAGGCCTGAAAAATCAGAAGCAACAAATGaatgttgccgaccctaccaccGACTCTCTCCAGGAGCTTTGTCCCactttattcaccacaggaacaccgtactgctttaaagcagtattatttagctgcaacaccagaagcatcgcctCCAATCCCCTCCAGAACCTCaggtcaccctactcaccaataggaacacaacactgcttgaaagcagtattatttagctgtggtcttatGTAAGGTActtactacctcagtcgggcaaAACTAACGACataacgttttaaaaaaaatataaacaagtttAAATTGTGTTCCCGTCCCCCTTTTTCTTTCATTCCTTTAGGCTATGTTATGTTACTTATTGATTGATATATGTTTCAGAATTATAGGTACAGGGCAGCAGCCTTTAGTGGGGTGCGTTCGTTTTCTGGCATGGCTACCGGTGGCAATAGAATTTGCGCTGTAATCGCATGCACTGGAGAAAGTATTGACACATGTGGGAGACGGTAACACATCATacttcattaataaaattaattaccagACCTCTTCGAAAATGCGCTAAAAAGGATGATGCTCAGTTTGAATCGAGattgatacatacatacatacatataatcacgcctctttcacataggggtaggcagagaccacttcgttccacttgctacgatccttacatacttctttcgcttcgtccactttcattattcccttcatacatgctcttcggtttagggtactcttgacctggccttttttcaagacgtcccttatttggtctcggaacgtccgcctaggtcaaCCCCTTCCAACCCTCCCATCCACACTcaccttatacactttttttgtcaatcgttcttcactcattctctcgacatgaccgaaccatctgagcatacctttctcaatttttatcAGTACaccttctttcagaccacaacgtttccttatctcactattgcTTAGAAGAAATCGAGATTGATATTGGtacaatattcaataaataaactaaatgtttatttattgataccCCATGAtgacccagcgtggtgactatgggcaaaacacatgagttcacgttatttttggcgtcaacttgtggaggcctatgtccagcagtggactgtataggctgtaatgaaactAAATGTTTGCAGATTCGACAACTACACATCGAATACTATAGGAGTATTTGAAGAACTCCGCATCACTGCAACTTTACCGACACCGCAGAATGATGACGACCTTGAAGCAGATAGAGCAGCATACTTCCCAGTCACTTTAAATACCGCAATAATGCCACTTCGACCGGAAGACTATTCATTTCAACGATTATCTATATTCAACATTGTATCAATTTATAACTTCGTGTTGACGAATACTAATGTCCAGTTATACAGTTTCGCTATCTGGGGTAGGGAATATACAACCGATGGTCAGTTTGCAGCACCACCCAGTAACCAGCACGATAGCGCTGAAACAACTACAACGACAACCACGACTGCTGCCCCGACAACCGCGCAACCAGGGTCATCAGCTAGTCATAAAATTAGCATTATCTTGTTCATATTGAGTACAATTGTTTACTTaagattgtaaattaaaatatatcataagtattaatatgtttagaagtaataaataaagtgtCATAATTATCTTTTGCTGTTTTATAATCATGTGGTAATGAAAGATAAGTAAAatgaatttgattaaaaaaagtcgAACAATTTTTAATCAGTTGTAATTTCTCAggtatactatatattataaactacgTACATacaatactatatattatatactacgTACGTTAcagcctggtgactatgggtaacacacatgagttcaaccatttttggcgtgatcttgtggaggcctatgtctagcagtagactgcgataggctgaaatgatgatgatgatgatgatgatgatgatgatgatgatgataatgatgatgatgatgatatattataaagctgaagatttaattttttaattatttgctcTAATCTCAGGACaactggttcaaattgaaaaattatttttgtgttacagaAGTCCATTTCGCGAGAAGGTTATATAAGAACGCGAGATATGTCAACAAATACTTAGTAGATATGCTGGTAGTTTTTGATCTAGCTTGGTGACAATTAGGTTAGGAAATTTAGACGAAAGCCTATAAAATATCCTTTATCCCTTCTTTACTCTCGCAAATTttcgtattaataataataaactattttaataatttttaaaacaacgcAAGACATAGCACGTGAAATGAAAGTCAAATCAGTttcctgtaaaataaatttaattattgaaattatcattaaattgaTACGCTTAGTAAAAGGTCAACACTGACTTAgtgttctttttatttatttaacttcataagtacctgggtgaccgagcttagctcggtattttttgtaaatcgtgttttttggaaatcatttataaaatatgaataatatttttttttcaccaacaataataaaaaatataaataaatataaaaatcaaaaataaaaaaataattaaaaaataataatgataaaatatgaatatcaaCAACAACGGGCAACAACTTAGACAAGGAAGCCGATAGGAAGATTGGgctgggctgggcggcgtttggtaggcttcgtcgagtcttcacttcgaagattccgcaaaataaaaaacaagaactggctatttaaataaaaaataacgagtgcaattagaaaaaaaataataataatcgatctggaaatatGAGGATTCGAACCGTGGTCTCTTCGGTCGaacgcgaccggccgatttcccacccgagctattacaactttattgacaagtgcgaaatttatcttcgtattctaacgatattgtagccattttttcactgtctaaaaactgggataaaacgacattttctaaaaatgaatcctagctagatttatttatctcccccaaaatcccctgcatactaaatttcatggaaatcgttggagccgtttccgagattcagattctatatatatacaagaattgctcgtttaatagtattggttatgataatttatatatgatgatgagatatattttaataattttgtacatttgaACGTATTGtacctatagttttttttatttcgtatgaATTTAATTTGACCAATTGACGCACAATTTACATTGTCTGTACTGACattgaaaatgtatttaatttaacatgtatatttttatatgtacgtaCTTTGACTTCAATTCTTtatgttactttatttattatttgtatttggaaaacaaacgatacaacataacacaaaaaaataattgtgtttgctcgcaaacgaaaaaaaaaccgacttcaattacatcgacaagtaatacaacgtagatcgacgaaaaaatagtcaagcaactacgcgttatcaaagattactcaaaaagtagttatcagatctcgataaaaattatatgtgaccacatgataaacatcagctttcgattaaattaaaaattatcaaaatcggtacacccagtaaaaagttattgcggattttcgagagttcccctagatttctctgggatcccatcatcagatcctcgtttccttatcacggtaccaaactagggatatcccctttccaacaaaaaaagaattatcaaaatcggtatatccagtaaaaagttatgcggtataatacaacgtaggtcggcgaaaaaagcgtcaagtaaaaacgcattatatataactcgaaaagtagttgttagatctcaaataaatttaaatgggaccaattggcacacaccacctttcgattaaaacaaaatttgtcgaaatcggtctacccagtcaaaagttctgatgtaacatacataaaaaaaaaaaaaaaaaaaaaaaaatacagtcgaattgagaacctcctccttttttggaagtcggttaaaaaataagagATAACAACAAGATATCGCACAAACCGAGTTTCCACGAATAACTGCACAAACTTGAAGCAGAAAGTAAGAAATGggatattaatttacataataatttaaaacaattaaattcaaaattaaaagtcATACTGGACAACGAGTACCTAGGTTAAACTAATTCAATACAttgatttatctaatatatcgacatcaaaaaaaaaatcattagtaTCTAAATACTACAGGAAAGACGAATAAAGTCGTTTAGAGCATATTTAGTCTTGATTCGGGGCTAATCGAAAAGAGCATGTTTGCGTTTACTGAATTTAGGGTCATTCAAATCTAAAATATAGAATAGGTAAGGCGACCAACGGCATTATTTATCAGcttgaaaagaaaaatttgagacccacaaggactgcacaaatacccagaccacggcaaacatctgtatgaccaatacagaTGTTTctaatgtgcggggatcgaacccgcaaccgccagcgcaacaaccaaaaaccagtgctgtgaccgttgcgccaacgcggcgtcaccaCGTCACACGTAGGTCACCGTGTATACCAAATTgcaattttttggttttttcaaactataatttattttttattttttagtatgatttttcaattaattatttgcggacATGTGATAGTATTGAAATGCCTTACGAACTATTTTGTAATCTAGTAATTTCGTCTAAAGCTTCACTGTTGCATGGGGTTTTCCCTGTTAACTTAGAGCAATCAAGTTCTTCAGTCCTAATAGAATAACTATTCTGCTCAGAGCGAAGCTACGAACTTACGCCACGCAAAAGGGGGCGGGAAACAGCTAGTAAGgaataaacaaggtaaaaatgcaACTAGCCTGAAAAAGTATCTGCCTCCGTTGTGCTGTTCCGAATGcccgaaaaaaaaagtaacccgagtagaaattttttcgtcttccttagaaggaccggaccgggcatgcctgatctaGACCgaataaggtatgtaacgcagaagatatgtctggacctgatcaggataagATGAGATTTCcagatccggtccagatcaggaaatctcatctcatcctgatcagccggttcggtccggtccttttaaaaaacacgaatgtatattcttgaaataattgtcggcctgtgtatttcaaagccgccaccggtcggctttttaagttccaaggtggtagcggaactgtgttatctcttaatcgcctcttacgacacccaggggaatagagggggtggctatattctttattaccgtagccacacagtacaagaaaactttcattaaatttgaaatgtttatgtttcagttatgataatattaatCCATATAATACTATCCAAATAATTCTGATTAATCTAAATAAGCAACAAAGTAGTTATGCATTTACAAGATTAACTATTGATATCTTAATATTTCCGTTTATCATTTTTATCGGTGATATCAGTGTCAGGTGTTGGCAATTATAAGCGTACCTGATTTATGTATATAGCAACGTCTCAAATCGTATCAGCTGTGGATTGTCTGCATTTCAGTTCAGTACGAAGAActtcttttttttcaagttacacactcactttttttatatttgttactcCCAGAAAAGATTaagatttgtattaatttttttttttaagagtatCTGCGAAGCTTTCCACCAATTCTTCGCGGCAGAATATACATTCCCATTCGGGAAAGCCTCATTTTAACCGTAATTAgttcattaaaacaaataacat
It encodes:
- the LOC123663602 gene encoding vanin-like protein 1, which codes for MSVLKGLPTVPRRRSTPEDDSYIAAVVEYQVYSDTAVNLQNYVTLIQDAAQQGADIVVFPEMTLTSGRSVVVPMNGTLREYPVPAVYPDLYDEILVTISSAARQNEIYVVINIEEFLNCIINSDNEYCPQLNLYLFNTNVVFDRNGTIIDRYRKINLFGEFTRTPALTPDLGVFETDFGVTFGHYICFDLMFQVPAVQIVQQRNITDVVFTTMWFSEMPYLTAVEIQQAYAQSMNVNFLAAGANNVRVGSAGSGIYSGSAGSLISIMPGQPTTRLLVAKVPKVPGRPEDTYPGPIYEDPAVLDNLVLITDPSLPSHVTRLLRNGTQQFILVNRDVLCYFRVNLLQREGATNYRYRAAAFSGVRSFSGMATGGNRICAVIACTGESIDTCGRRFDNYTSNTIGVFEELRITATLPTPQNDDDLEADRAAYFPVTLNTAIMPLRPEDYSFQRLSIFNIVSIYNFVLTNTNVQLYSFAIWGREYTTDGQFAAPPSNQHDSAETTTTTTTTAAPTTAQPGSSASHKISIILFILSTIVYLRL